One Vulcanisaeta thermophila DNA segment encodes these proteins:
- a CDS encoding isoaspartyl peptidase/L-asparaginase, whose amino-acid sequence MGGYVPTVAVHGGAGSLAYFTNEEHRRRYLQGLVDAVKAGLEALRRGNALDAVMDAVTVMEYDGSYDAGRGSVLNIHGDVEQDAGVMFGGDMSVGAVAAVKHVVNTIKLARLVMERTDHVLIVGKGAEELAKMFNLWVPNTELINENKINRYKSLIRNLGDRYPRNRELVKELGLLGTVGAVALDRDGNLAAATSTGGTILKWPGRVGDSPIPGAGYWAENGVVAVSATGIGEYIIRSMASINVAFLIKSGLSVQEAVNEVVSRITKRFGRGNVGLLAIDARGNVASAFNTEAMGRAWSREGMDKVIVAHLPTDKFP is encoded by the coding sequence ATGGGTGGGTACGTACCCACGGTAGCCGTGCACGGAGGGGCAGGGAGCCTAGCGTACTTTACAAATGAGGAGCATAGGCGTAGGTACCTACAGGGCCTGGTTGATGCAGTTAAGGCAGGGCTTGAGGCGCTCAGGAGGGGAAATGCCCTAGATGCCGTTATGGACGCGGTCACGGTAATGGAGTATGACGGATCGTACGATGCGGGTAGAGGGTCCGTGCTTAATATACATGGTGACGTGGAGCAGGACGCCGGTGTTATGTTTGGTGGGGACATGAGCGTGGGTGCCGTGGCCGCCGTGAAACACGTAGTGAACACGATAAAGCTCGCGAGGCTTGTTATGGAGAGGACGGACCACGTATTAATAGTGGGTAAGGGCGCTGAGGAACTGGCCAAGATGTTCAATTTATGGGTACCTAACACCGAATTAATAAATGAGAATAAAATTAATAGGTATAAATCATTAATAAGGAACCTCGGGGATAGGTACCCAAGAAATCGTGAGTTGGTTAAAGAATTGGGATTACTGGGCACGGTAGGTGCGGTGGCTCTGGATCGAGATGGTAATCTGGCTGCCGCAACCTCCACTGGCGGAACGATATTAAAGTGGCCAGGTAGGGTTGGGGATTCACCAATTCCAGGGGCTGGTTATTGGGCTGAGAATGGGGTTGTTGCGGTCTCCGCCACAGGTATTGGTGAGTACATCATTAGGTCCATGGCATCTATAAACGTGGCATTCCTAATAAAATCAGGGCTTAGTGTCCAGGAGGCCGTTAATGAAGTGGTTAGTAGAATCACGAAGAGGTTTGGTAGGGGTAATGTGGGCTTACTGGCAATTGACGCGAGGGGTAACGTGGCCTCTGCATTCAACACGGAGGCCATGGGTAGGGCATGGTCCAGGGAGGGCATGGATAAGGTGATTGTGGCTCACCTACCCACGGATAAATTCCCCTAG
- a CDS encoding amidohydrolase: protein MGLGGSMNTLLLRDCDYVITWDGDEARVMRGVSIYVEDGVIADVDKNLSQPSDLVIRCNGRIAMPGLVNAHVHTPMSIMRGFYDDAELPEWLGRMWLVERGLNDGVIAMGSELSIIEMLMSGTTAFVDMYLRPEVTAQVALKYGIRAALGPTFIDTLLDPGYVENEVLNFHSEFSGSGLIKPIVNVHSVYANSTDTLLRARDLMNRLGTNLQIHASETRDEVYEVKGRYGKLPVEYLDSLGLLGSNTQLIHLGWVTNWELNLIVERKAKVTHAPTSNMKLATAGHFPMRELMGRGVVVTLGTDGPASNNSLDMFREMKMAILLQRHSYWDVSIKALHALKAATLNGYRLLGLNGGCIDRGCIADIVLLDARSPRMQPLRPDNIISNIVYSATGSDVVTTIVNGRVVYDRDADYERFVNRALELSESINEFMSRFLD, encoded by the coding sequence CTTAGGGATTGTGATTACGTGATAACCTGGGATGGTGATGAGGCCAGGGTGATGAGGGGCGTTAGTATATACGTTGAGGATGGCGTTATAGCTGACGTGGACAAGAACCTAAGCCAGCCCAGTGATTTGGTTATTAGGTGTAATGGTAGGATTGCGATGCCGGGTTTAGTCAATGCTCACGTTCACACACCAATGTCCATAATGAGGGGCTTCTACGATGACGCTGAACTCCCAGAGTGGCTTGGTAGGATGTGGCTTGTGGAGAGGGGTCTCAATGACGGGGTTATTGCCATGGGTAGTGAGTTATCCATCATTGAGATGCTCATGAGTGGTACCACGGCGTTTGTGGACATGTACCTAAGGCCTGAAGTCACAGCACAGGTGGCCCTTAAGTACGGTATTAGGGCTGCCCTGGGCCCCACATTCATAGACACCCTGCTGGACCCTGGGTATGTGGAGAATGAGGTTTTGAATTTCCACAGTGAATTTAGTGGTAGTGGTTTGATTAAGCCCATAGTGAATGTGCACAGCGTCTATGCCAACTCCACGGACACCCTACTAAGGGCTAGGGATCTCATGAATAGACTGGGCACCAACTTACAAATACACGCCTCAGAGACCAGGGATGAGGTTTATGAGGTTAAGGGGAGGTATGGTAAGTTACCCGTGGAGTACCTGGACTCACTGGGCCTGCTGGGTAGTAATACCCAATTAATACACCTGGGCTGGGTCACCAATTGGGAGTTGAATTTAATAGTTGAGAGGAAGGCCAAGGTCACCCACGCACCCACGTCAAACATGAAACTGGCAACGGCGGGGCACTTCCCAATGAGGGAGTTAATGGGTAGGGGCGTCGTTGTCACCCTGGGCACTGATGGACCCGCCAGCAATAATTCCCTGGATATGTTCAGGGAGATGAAGATGGCCATACTACTTCAAAGACACTCCTACTGGGACGTTTCAATAAAGGCATTGCACGCCCTGAAGGCTGCCACGCTTAATGGCTATAGGTTATTGGGTCTCAATGGTGGTTGTATTGATAGGGGCTGCATAGCCGACATCGTACTACTTGATGCCAGGAGCCCCAGGATGCAGCCCCTGAGGCCTGATAATATTATTTCCAACATTGTTTACTCGGCCACGGGCTCCGACGTGGTAACTACGATAGTGAATGGTAGGGTAGTTTATGATAGGGATGCGGATTATGAGAGGTTTGTCAATAGGGCCTTGGAGTTGAGTGAGTCCATTAATGAGTTCATGAGTAGGTTCCTGGACTAG